A DNA window from Paraclostridium bifermentans contains the following coding sequences:
- the gltX gene encoding glutamate--tRNA ligase produces MNVRVRFAPSPTGFVHIGSLRTALYNYLFAKRMGGEYILRVEDTDRTRIVDGAIENMLEAMSWAGVNHTEGVMLDENKNVTQVGPYGPYIQSERLDIYKGYIQELLDSGKAYYCFCSKERLDKVREQQKEAGETPKYDGHCRNLSKEEVEAKLAAGEEHVIRLKLPENHVIKFTDLVRGETEFNTDELDDQVLIKTDGFPTYHFAVVVDDHMMKITHVIRGEEWISSTPKHVYLYEAFGWEAPTFVHLPNILNKEKKKLSKRHGDVAVEDFKRKGYLPEGLVNYVALVGWSPEDNQELFTMKELEEHFSVERVSKSGGVFDTDKLNWVNQHYIKDASDEYITDLAIPFLIEAGYITEADAKDRYDFVKSMVSVVKEKLQYVKEVTDHVNIFFGDKVELETEECQEFLKLEHMPTLVNALEEKINAADEISEEFFKAMFKEIQKEHGIKGKNLFMGTRIVLTGQMHGPDLPKAAAVIGKQTCLNRIKYVKENLL; encoded by the coding sequence ATGAATGTAAGAGTAAGATTTGCTCCAAGTCCAACAGGATTTGTTCATATAGGTAGTTTAAGAACTGCATTATACAATTATCTATTTGCAAAAAGAATGGGTGGAGAATACATATTAAGAGTTGAAGACACTGATAGAACTAGAATTGTTGATGGTGCAATAGAAAATATGCTAGAAGCAATGTCATGGGCAGGAGTTAACCATACAGAAGGAGTTATGTTAGATGAAAATAAAAATGTAACTCAAGTTGGACCATACGGACCATATATACAATCTGAAAGATTAGACATATATAAAGGTTATATACAAGAATTATTAGATAGTGGAAAAGCATACTACTGTTTCTGTTCAAAAGAAAGATTAGATAAAGTTAGAGAGCAACAAAAAGAAGCTGGAGAAACTCCAAAGTATGATGGGCATTGTAGAAATTTATCAAAAGAAGAAGTAGAAGCTAAATTAGCAGCTGGTGAAGAACATGTAATAAGATTAAAATTACCTGAAAATCATGTTATAAAGTTTACTGATTTAGTAAGAGGAGAAACTGAATTTAACACTGATGAATTAGATGATCAAGTACTTATAAAAACTGATGGATTCCCAACATACCATTTCGCAGTTGTTGTAGATGACCATATGATGAAAATAACACATGTTATAAGAGGAGAAGAATGGATATCATCTACTCCAAAACATGTATATTTATATGAAGCATTTGGTTGGGAAGCTCCTACATTTGTACATCTTCCAAATATACTTAATAAAGAAAAGAAAAAATTAAGTAAAAGACACGGAGATGTTGCTGTAGAAGACTTCAAGAGAAAAGGATACTTACCAGAAGGATTAGTAAACTATGTTGCTTTAGTTGGTTGGTCTCCAGAAGATAACCAAGAATTATTTACTATGAAGGAATTAGAAGAGCACTTCTCTGTTGAAAGAGTTTCTAAGAGTGGAGGAGTATTTGATACAGATAAATTAAATTGGGTTAATCAACATTATATAAAAGATGCTTCAGATGAATATATAACTGATTTAGCAATACCTTTCTTAATAGAAGCTGGGTACATAACAGAAGCAGATGCTAAAGATAGATATGATTTTGTAAAATCTATGGTTTCTGTTGTTAAAGAAAAATTACAATATGTAAAAGAAGTAACAGACCACGTAAATATATTCTTTGGAGATAAAGTAGAGTTAGAAACAGAAGAATGTCAAGAATTCTTAAAATTAGAGCATATGCCAACATTAGTAAATGCATTAGAGGAAAAAATTAATGCTGCAGATGAAATAAGTGAAGAGTTCTTTAAAGCAATGTTTAAAGAAATACAAAAAGAACATGGAATAAAAGGTAAAAATTTATTCATGGGAACTAGAATAGTATTAACAGGACAAATGCATGGTCCAGATTTACCAAAAGCAGCTGCTGTTATAGGTAAACAAACATGTTTAAATAGAATAAAATATGTAAAAGAAAACTTATTATAG
- the cysS gene encoding cysteine--tRNA ligase: MKLYNTLTRTKEEFVPIEEGKVKMYVCGPTVYNFFHIGNARPFIIFDTFRRYLEYRGYDVKYIQNFTDVDDKIIKRGNEEGITPEQVADKYIDEYFKDADGLGIKRATVHPRVTDNINEIIEFIKELEEKGYAYAVNGEVYFDTQKFEGYGKLSKQNQEDLEAGARIEVNSQKRHPMDFVLWKPRKEGEPGWESPWSVGRPGWHIECSVMSKRYLGDTIDIHAGGQDLAFPHHENEIAQSEARSGKTFSNYWIHNGYININNEKMSKSKGNFFTVRDIADKYDLEVVRFFMLSAHYRNPVNFSDEMLSQSKAGLERLYNTKEKLEFTLSNLKVADIKEDEKSLSEELNSFREKFITAMDDDINTADAISVIFELARFINTNVNEESSIEFAKKCLAEFEELTNVLNIVNKKQEEVLDADIEKLIQDRVDAKKNKDFALADEIRNKLLEMGIVLEDTRQGTKWKRV; this comes from the coding sequence ATGAAGTTATACAATACGTTAACTAGGACAAAAGAAGAATTTGTACCAATAGAAGAAGGAAAGGTAAAGATGTATGTTTGTGGACCTACAGTTTATAACTTCTTCCATATAGGAAATGCTAGACCCTTTATAATATTTGATACATTTAGAAGATATTTAGAATATAGAGGTTATGATGTAAAATATATTCAAAACTTTACTGATGTAGATGATAAAATAATAAAAAGAGGTAATGAAGAGGGAATAACTCCGGAGCAAGTTGCTGATAAGTACATAGATGAATATTTTAAAGATGCAGATGGATTAGGGATAAAAAGAGCTACTGTTCATCCAAGAGTTACTGATAATATCAATGAAATAATAGAATTTATAAAAGAATTAGAAGAAAAAGGATATGCTTATGCAGTAAACGGAGAAGTTTATTTTGATACTCAAAAATTTGAAGGATATGGAAAATTATCTAAACAAAATCAAGAGGACTTAGAAGCTGGAGCAAGAATAGAAGTAAACTCTCAAAAAAGACATCCTATGGATTTCGTATTATGGAAACCTAGAAAAGAAGGGGAACCAGGATGGGAAAGTCCATGGAGTGTAGGTAGACCAGGGTGGCATATAGAGTGTTCTGTTATGTCTAAGAGATACTTAGGAGATACTATCGATATACATGCTGGAGGGCAAGATTTAGCATTCCCACATCATGAAAATGAAATAGCTCAAAGTGAAGCGAGAAGTGGAAAAACTTTCTCTAACTACTGGATACACAATGGATATATAAATATAAACAATGAAAAGATGAGTAAGTCTAAAGGAAACTTCTTTACAGTAAGAGATATCGCAGATAAATATGATTTAGAAGTTGTAAGATTCTTTATGTTATCAGCTCATTATAGAAATCCAGTAAACTTTAGTGATGAAATGCTATCTCAGTCAAAAGCTGGATTAGAGAGATTATACAATACAAAAGAGAAATTAGAATTTACATTAAGCAATTTAAAGGTAGCAGATATAAAAGAAGATGAAAAAAGTTTAAGTGAAGAATTAAATTCATTTAGAGAAAAATTCATAACTGCTATGGATGATGATATAAACACAGCTGATGCTATAAGTGTTATATTTGAATTAGCTAGATTTATAAATACTAATGTAAATGAAGAATCATCAATAGAATTTGCGAAGAAGTGTTTAGCTGAGTTTGAAGAATTAACTAATGTTTTAAATATAGTTAATAAAAAACAAGAAGAAGTTTTAGATGCTGACATTGAAAAGTTAATACAAGATAGAGTTGATGCAAAGAAAAATAAAGATTTTGCATTAGCAGATGAAATAAGAAATAAGTTATTAGAAATGGGAATTGTTTTAGAAGATACAAGACAAGGAACTAAATGGAAAAGGGTGTAA
- a CDS encoding Mini-ribonuclease 3 yields the protein MEKGVIMENVNLATVSPLVLAYLGDTVYESHIREYLINRNVNKKVNDLHKTAIKYVKAKAQANVILTIEESLTEEEHRIYKRGRNQKSHTTPKNADIIDYKNATGFEALIGYLHMKKDYERLNYIIQKAIEITEESI from the coding sequence ATGGAAAAGGGTGTAATAATGGAAAATGTAAACTTAGCTACGGTATCACCACTGGTTCTTGCTTATTTAGGAGATACTGTATATGAATCACATATAAGGGAGTATCTTATAAATAGAAATGTAAATAAGAAAGTTAATGATTTGCATAAGACAGCTATAAAATATGTAAAAGCTAAGGCTCAAGCAAATGTGATTCTTACTATTGAAGAATCATTGACTGAAGAAGAACACAGAATATATAAAAGAGGACGTAATCAAAAGTCTCATACTACACCTAAAAATGCGGATATTATAGACTATAAAAATGCTACTGGATTTGAAGCTTTAATAGGATATCTTCATATGAAAAAGGATTATGAAAGATTGAACTATATAATTCAAAAAGCAATTGAAATAACAGAAGAGAGCATATAA
- the thyX gene encoding FAD-dependent thymidylate synthase gives MKVKVIAHTPEPEKVISMAAKLCYSSVGVDEIEQNLTDESVEKFLNMLINIGHESPLEHVTFTFAVEGISRSCSHQIVRHRIASFSQQSQRYVKLNQFEYIVPPEIESIEEAKEVFIDAMNKDQEAYDKLVDILFEKHYNNLIESGKNEKEAKRNAEKKAIEDARYVFPNACETKMVFTMNTRSLYNFFNHRCCERAQWEIRELSIEMLRQVRLIAPILFKNIGPKCIKGPCPEGKMTCGNIVQVREKFNNL, from the coding sequence ATGAAAGTTAAAGTAATAGCACACACACCTGAACCAGAAAAGGTGATATCAATGGCAGCAAAATTATGTTATTCATCTGTAGGAGTAGATGAAATAGAACAAAATTTAACTGATGAAAGTGTAGAAAAATTTTTAAATATGTTAATAAATATAGGACATGAATCTCCGTTAGAGCATGTTACATTTACATTTGCTGTAGAAGGGATATCAAGAAGCTGTTCACATCAAATTGTTAGACATCGTATAGCAAGTTTTTCTCAACAAAGTCAAAGATATGTTAAGCTAAATCAATTTGAGTATATAGTTCCTCCTGAAATAGAGAGTATCGAGGAAGCTAAAGAAGTATTTATAGATGCTATGAATAAAGATCAAGAGGCTTATGACAAATTAGTGGATATCTTATTTGAAAAACATTATAATAATTTAATCGAATCTGGAAAAAATGAGAAGGAAGCTAAAAGAAATGCAGAAAAAAAAGCAATAGAAGATGCAAGATATGTTTTTCCTAATGCATGTGAAACGAAAATGGTATTTACAATGAATACTAGAAGTTTATATAACTTCTTTAATCATAGATGTTGTGAAAGAGCACAATGGGAAATTAGAGAGTTATCTATAGAAATGTTAAGACAGGTTAGGTTAATAGCTCCTATATTATTTAAGAATATAGGACCAAAGTGTATAAAAGGACCTTGTCCAGAAGGAAAAATGACTTGTGGAAATATTGTTCAAGTAAGAGAAAAGTTTAATAATTTATAG
- the rlmB gene encoding 23S rRNA (guanosine(2251)-2'-O)-methyltransferase RlmB, with the protein MAIIEGRNPVIEAIKNDREIDKIMIANGAKEGSIKKITAMAKEKNIIIQYVDRNKLDEISTSHSHQGVIANVSEYKYFELDDLIQNAKDKGEDPFFIILDEITDPHNLGSIIRTADAVGAHGVIIPKRRSVHITPTVVKASAGAVEYVPVCKVTNIVNTIKTLKEHGLWIAAADMDGQTFYEQNLTGPIGLVIGSEGFGISRLVKKNCDYIVKMPMVGNVTSLNASVAGSILLYEIFKQRIGSK; encoded by the coding sequence TTGGCAATTATAGAAGGTAGAAATCCAGTTATAGAAGCTATAAAAAACGATAGAGAAATAGATAAAATAATGATAGCTAATGGAGCGAAAGAAGGCTCTATAAAAAAGATAACTGCAATGGCAAAAGAAAAAAACATAATAATACAGTATGTAGATAGAAATAAGTTAGATGAAATAAGCACTAGTCATTCACATCAAGGTGTAATAGCTAATGTTAGTGAATACAAATATTTTGAACTAGATGATTTAATTCAAAATGCAAAAGATAAGGGAGAAGACCCATTTTTTATAATATTAGATGAAATAACAGATCCTCATAATTTAGGGTCAATAATAAGAACAGCTGATGCTGTAGGCGCACATGGAGTTATAATTCCAAAGAGAAGATCAGTTCATATAACACCTACAGTTGTAAAGGCATCTGCAGGGGCTGTAGAGTACGTACCTGTTTGCAAGGTAACTAATATAGTTAACACAATAAAAACATTAAAAGAGCACGGCTTATGGATTGCAGCAGCAGATATGGATGGACAAACATTTTATGAGCAAAACCTAACAGGGCCTATAGGTCTAGTAATAGGAAGTGAAGGGTTTGGTATATCAAGGCTTGTTAAAAAGAATTGTGACTATATAGTAAAAATGCCTATGGTAGGAAATGTTACTTCACTAAATGCATCAGTTGCAGGAAGTATACTTTTATATGAAATATTCAAACAAAGAATAGGCTCTAAATAA
- a CDS encoding NYN domain-containing protein: MKRKVNHYLIIDGYNIINAWEELRRISVEDLDASREKLIDIIIEYAEFSGQKAIVVFDAYNVKSSIEKIENRKYITVVYTKEHQTADSYIEKYITSLSKYDVVKVATNDYAEQQIVLGKGASRISARELKLDIEDAKNKIRSKQIGSERKIQRNWLEDRLDKETLSKLENIRRNR, translated from the coding sequence ATGAAAAGAAAGGTTAATCATTATCTAATAATTGATGGATATAATATTATAAATGCATGGGAAGAACTTAGACGTATTTCAGTAGAAGATTTAGATGCATCTAGGGAAAAATTAATTGATATAATCATTGAATATGCAGAATTTTCAGGCCAAAAAGCCATTGTTGTTTTTGATGCATATAATGTTAAAAGTTCTATTGAAAAAATAGAAAATAGAAAATATATAACAGTAGTTTATACAAAAGAACATCAAACAGCAGATAGTTATATTGAAAAATATATAACATCTTTATCTAAGTATGATGTTGTTAAAGTAGCTACAAATGATTATGCTGAACAGCAAATAGTATTAGGTAAAGGAGCATCTAGAATATCAGCTAGAGAGCTTAAATTAGACATAGAAGACGCTAAAAACAAGATAAGAAGTAAACAAATAGGGTCAGAGCGCAAAATTCAAAGAAATTGGTTAGAAGATAGATTAGATAAAGAAACTTTGTCGAAACTTGAGAACATTCGTAGAAACCGTTGA
- the sigH gene encoding RNA polymerase sporulation sigma factor SigH: MLVAKENNFGFINNSQQDEYEIVLKANKGDTIALEYIITKYKNFVKSKAKSYFLVGADKEDIIQEGMIGLYKAIRDFDGTKTNSFKCFAEICITRQIITAIKTATRQKHIPLNSYVSLNKPIYDEESDRTLLDIIATSIITDPEELIISKEELKNIESKMNEILSKLELEVLELYLNGKSYQYIADKLDRDVKSIDNALQRVKRKLEKYLENRNN, from the coding sequence ATGTTAGTAGCTAAAGAAAATAATTTTGGGTTTATAAATAATTCTCAGCAAGATGAATATGAAATAGTATTAAAAGCAAACAAAGGGGACACAATAGCACTGGAGTATATAATTACCAAGTATAAAAACTTTGTTAAATCAAAGGCAAAGTCATACTTTTTAGTAGGAGCGGATAAAGAAGACATAATCCAAGAAGGTATGATAGGACTTTACAAAGCTATAAGAGATTTTGACGGTACTAAAACAAACTCTTTTAAGTGTTTCGCAGAGATATGTATAACAAGGCAAATTATAACAGCAATAAAAACAGCAACAAGACAAAAACATATACCACTTAACTCTTATGTATCTTTGAATAAGCCTATATATGATGAAGAGTCAGATAGAACTTTATTAGATATAATAGCAACAAGTATAATTACTGATCCAGAAGAATTAATAATAAGCAAAGAGGAACTTAAAAATATAGAATCAAAGATGAATGAAATTTTAAGTAAGTTGGAGCTAGAAGTTTTAGAATTGTACTTAAATGGTAAGTCTTATCAATACATAGCAGATAAATTGGATAGAGATGTTAAGTCTATTGATAATGCGCTGCAAAGAGTAAAGAGAAAATTGGAAAAATATCTTGAAAACAGAAATAATTAA
- the tuf gene encoding elongation factor Tu: MAKAKFERNKPHVNIGTIGHVDHGKTTLTAAITKTLFDRYQLGEAVDFANIDKAPEERERGITISTAHVEYETPNRHYAHVDCPGHADYVKNMITGAAQMDGAILVCSATDGPMPQTREHILLSRQVGVPYIVVFLNKCDMVDDEELLELVEMEVRDLLNEYEFPGDDTPIVRGSALMALQDSSSEWGDKIVELFEQIDEYIPAPERDVDKDFLMPVEDVFSITGRGTVATGRVERGVLKVQDEVELVGLAEEPRKMVITGVEMFRKLLDQAQAGDNIGALIRGVQRNEIERGQVLAKPGTVKPHTKFNAEVYVLKKEEGGRHTPFFDGYRPQFYFRTTDVTGACKLPEGVEMVMPGDNIQMNIELINSIAIEEGLRFAIREGGRTVASGVVSSIIE; this comes from the coding sequence ATGGCTAAAGCTAAATTTGAAAGAAACAAGCCACATGTTAATATAGGAACAATAGGTCACGTTGACCACGGTAAAACTACATTAACTGCAGCTATAACAAAAACATTATTCGATAGATATCAATTAGGGGAAGCAGTAGATTTCGCTAATATAGATAAAGCTCCAGAAGAAAGAGAAAGAGGAATCACAATATCAACTGCTCACGTTGAATATGAGACTCCAAACAGACATTACGCTCACGTTGACTGCCCAGGACACGCTGACTACGTTAAGAACATGATAACAGGTGCTGCTCAAATGGACGGTGCTATATTAGTTTGTTCTGCAACTGATGGACCAATGCCTCAAACAAGAGAGCATATATTATTATCAAGACAAGTTGGTGTACCATACATAGTAGTATTCTTAAACAAATGTGATATGGTAGACGATGAAGAATTATTAGAGTTAGTTGAAATGGAAGTTAGAGACTTATTAAATGAGTACGAATTCCCAGGAGATGACACTCCAATAGTAAGAGGATCTGCTTTAATGGCATTACAAGATTCTTCTTCAGAGTGGGGAGATAAGATAGTTGAATTATTCGAGCAAATAGACGAATATATACCAGCTCCAGAGAGAGATGTAGATAAAGACTTCTTAATGCCAGTAGAAGACGTATTCTCTATAACAGGTAGAGGAACAGTTGCTACAGGTAGAGTTGAAAGAGGAGTATTAAAGGTTCAAGACGAAGTTGAACTAGTAGGTTTAGCTGAAGAGCCAAGAAAAATGGTAATAACAGGAGTAGAAATGTTCAGAAAGTTATTAGACCAAGCACAAGCTGGAGATAACATAGGAGCATTAATAAGAGGTGTACAAAGAAATGAAATAGAAAGAGGACAAGTTTTAGCTAAGCCAGGAACTGTTAAGCCTCACACTAAGTTCAATGCAGAAGTATACGTATTAAAGAAAGAAGAAGGAGGAAGACATACTCCATTCTTCGATGGATACAGACCTCAATTCTACTTCAGAACAACTGACGTAACAGGAGCTTGTAAGTTACCAGAAGGTGTAGAAATGGTTATGCCTGGAGATAACATCCAAATGAATATAGAGTTAATAAACTCAATAGCAATAGAAGAAGGATTAAGATTTGCAATAAGAGAAGGTGGAAGAACAGTAGCATCAGGTGTTGTTTCTTCTATAATAGAGTAA
- the rpmG gene encoding 50S ribosomal protein L33, with amino-acid sequence MRVKVTLACTECKQRNYNTTKNKKNNPDRIELQKYCRFCKKHTAHKETK; translated from the coding sequence ATGAGAGTTAAAGTAACTTTAGCATGTACAGAGTGTAAGCAAAGAAACTACAACACTACTAAAAACAAAAAGAATAACCCAGATAGAATAGAATTACAAAAATATTGTAGATTCTGTAAGAAGCATACTGCTCATAAAGAAACAAAATAG
- the secE gene encoding preprotein translocase subunit SecE produces the protein MAAQINESPRTKKKFSFVRYVKETKSELKRVTWPTKKELLKNTGIVLTVVVSATILVWALDSVLSGALNLILK, from the coding sequence ATGGCTGCCCAAATAAATGAAAGTCCAAGAACTAAAAAGAAATTTAGTTTCGTTAGATATGTTAAGGAAACTAAAAGTGAATTAAAAAGAGTTACGTGGCCAACAAAGAAAGAGCTTTTAAAAAACACAGGGATTGTTTTAACTGTTGTTGTTTCGGCTACTATCTTAGTATGGGCTTTAGATAGTGTATTATCTGGTGCACTAAATCTAATACTAAAATAG
- the nusG gene encoding transcription termination/antitermination protein NusG — protein MSELQEARWYVVHTYSGHENKVKATIEKAVKTRGMEDCITQVVVPTEDVVETTKTGKEKTRQRKVFPGYVLVKMVITDESWYVVRNTKGVTGFVGPGSKPVPLSEEEVITMGIDTAVPKLVSGDINFEIGEVIKVANGPFEGQIGTIEEIDLESKEVKVCIDAFGKKTLFAIDYKGIEKYN, from the coding sequence ATGTCGGAATTACAAGAGGCTAGATGGTATGTAGTACATACTTATTCAGGTCATGAAAATAAAGTTAAAGCAACAATTGAAAAAGCTGTTAAAACTAGAGGTATGGAGGATTGCATAACTCAAGTGGTTGTCCCTACTGAAGATGTAGTTGAGACTACAAAAACTGGGAAAGAAAAAACTAGACAACGTAAGGTATTTCCAGGGTACGTGCTAGTAAAAATGGTTATTACTGATGAATCTTGGTATGTCGTAAGAAATACTAAAGGAGTTACTGGATTTGTAGGACCAGGTTCTAAACCAGTTCCTTTAAGTGAAGAAGAAGTAATAACTATGGGCATAGATACAGCTGTTCCTAAATTAGTAAGCGGAGACATAAATTTTGAAATTGGCGAAGTGATAAAGGTTGCTAACGGTCCTTTTGAAGGACAAATAGGAACTATAGAAGAAATAGACCTGGAATCAAAAGAAGTAAAAGTGTGTATAGATGCTTTTGGTAAAAAAACTCTATTTGCAATAGACTACAAAGGCATAGAAAAATATAACTAG
- the rplK gene encoding 50S ribosomal protein L11 — MAKKVIGQIKLQIPAGKATPAPPVGPALGQHGVNIMGFTKEFNAKTADQAGMIIPVVITVYQDRSFSFITKTPPAAVLLKKAAGLDTASGEPNKKKVATLSSAKIREIAELKMPDLNAASVESAMRMIAGTARSMGIVVED, encoded by the coding sequence ATGGCTAAAAAAGTTATAGGTCAAATAAAATTACAAATACCTGCAGGGAAAGCTACACCAGCTCCACCAGTTGGACCAGCATTAGGACAACACGGTGTTAACATAATGGGATTCACAAAGGAATTCAATGCTAAAACTGCAGATCAAGCTGGGATGATAATACCAGTTGTTATAACTGTATATCAAGATAGATCTTTCAGTTTCATAACAAAAACTCCTCCAGCTGCAGTATTATTAAAGAAAGCTGCTGGATTAGATACTGCTTCAGGAGAGCCAAATAAGAAGAAGGTTGCTACTTTATCTTCAGCTAAGATAAGAGAAATAGCTGAGTTAAAAATGCCTGACTTAAACGCTGCTTCAGTAGAATCTGCTATGAGAATGATAGCTGGTACTGCAAGAAGTATGGGTATCGTTGTTGAAGACTAA
- the rplA gene encoding 50S ribosomal protein L1 encodes MAKKGKKYVEALSKIDKTRLYDASEALALVAEVATAKFDETVEAHIKLGVDSRHADQQVRGAVVLPHGTGKTKRVLVFAKGAKAEEATNAGADFVGAEELVQKIQGENWFEFDVIVATPDMMGVVGRLGRVLGPKGLMPNPKSGTVTFDVAKAIDEIKAGKVEYRLDKTNIIHVPVGKVSFGGEKLTENFAALMDAIVKAKPAAAKGQYLKSVAVTSTMGPGVKVNPAKIAE; translated from the coding sequence ATGGCTAAAAAAGGTAAAAAATACGTAGAAGCTTTAAGTAAGATAGATAAAACTAGATTATATGATGCTTCAGAAGCTTTAGCTTTAGTTGCAGAAGTTGCTACTGCTAAGTTTGATGAGACTGTAGAAGCTCATATAAAGTTAGGTGTTGACTCAAGACACGCTGACCAACAAGTAAGAGGTGCGGTTGTATTACCACACGGAACTGGTAAAACTAAAAGAGTTTTAGTTTTTGCTAAAGGTGCAAAAGCTGAAGAAGCTACAAATGCTGGTGCTGACTTTGTAGGTGCTGAAGAATTAGTACAAAAAATACAAGGTGAAAACTGGTTTGAATTTGATGTAATTGTTGCTACTCCAGACATGATGGGTGTAGTAGGTAGATTAGGTAGAGTATTAGGACCTAAAGGTTTAATGCCAAACCCTAAATCAGGAACAGTTACTTTTGATGTAGCTAAGGCTATAGATGAAATAAAAGCTGGTAAAGTTGAATATAGATTAGATAAAACTAACATAATACACGTTCCAGTAGGAAAAGTATCTTTCGGTGGAGAAAAGTTAACTGAAAACTTTGCTGCATTAATGGATGCTATAGTTAAGGCTAAGCCTGCTGCTGCTAAGGGACAATACTTAAAGAGCGTAGCTGTTACTTCAACTATGGGACCAGGAGTTAAAGTTAACCCTGCTAAAATAGCTGAATAA
- the rplJ gene encoding 50S ribosomal protein L10, giving the protein MRKAIEVKSHVVAEIVEKLQNCSSAIVVDYKGLTVEEVTELRKKMREAGVEYKVYKNTLVRKAAKEVGIEQFNDELLVGTNAIAFGHEDPVAPARIIKEFMDSHPKMELKMGVVEGEFYGREDIVAFANIPSREVLLAKLLGSLKAPVSNFAYLLDAMIKKQEGQEA; this is encoded by the coding sequence ATGAGAAAAGCTATAGAAGTAAAATCACATGTTGTTGCTGAAATAGTTGAGAAGTTACAAAACTGTTCTTCTGCTATAGTTGTTGATTACAAAGGATTAACAGTTGAAGAAGTAACTGAATTAAGAAAGAAAATGAGAGAAGCTGGTGTTGAATACAAAGTATACAAAAACACTTTAGTTAGAAAAGCAGCTAAAGAAGTTGGTATAGAACAATTCAATGACGAATTATTAGTAGGAACAAATGCGATAGCATTCGGACACGAAGATCCAGTTGCTCCAGCTAGAATAATAAAAGAATTTATGGATTCTCATCCAAAAATGGAATTAAAAATGGGTGTAGTTGAAGGAGAATTCTACGGTAGAGAAGATATCGTTGCATTCGCTAATATACCATCAAGAGAAGTACTTCTTGCTAAATTACTTGGAAGCTTAAAAGCTCCAGTATCAAACTTTGCATACTTATTAGATGCAATGATCAAGAAGCAAGAAGGTCAAGAAGCTTAA
- the rplL gene encoding 50S ribosomal protein L7/L12, giving the protein MTIEQILEAIENMKVLELNELVKAAEEKFGVSASAPVMMAGAVAGGAAEEKTEFDLVLTSAGSSKVGVIKAVREITGLGLKEAKELVDNAPKTLKEAVSKDEAEQMKEKLEAAGASVEVK; this is encoded by the coding sequence ATGACAATAGAACAAATATTAGAAGCTATAGAAAACATGAAAGTTTTAGAATTAAATGAATTAGTTAAAGCTGCAGAAGAGAAATTCGGAGTATCTGCTTCAGCTCCAGTTATGATGGCTGGTGCTGTTGCTGGTGGAGCTGCTGAAGAGAAAACTGAGTTTGACTTAGTATTAACAAGTGCTGGATCTTCAAAAGTTGGAGTTATAAAAGCTGTTAGAGAAATAACTGGATTAGGATTAAAAGAAGCTAAAGAATTAGTTGACAATGCTCCTAAGACATTAAAAGAAGCAGTTTCTAAAGACGAAGCTGAACAAATGAAAGAAAAGTTAGAAGCTGCTGGAGCTTCAGTAGAAGTTAAGTAG